tgaaacgtcacctatccacgttctccacagatcctgcgtacagcacattgtgtctttttgtgtatgaaccagcatctgcagttccttgtgtctgccaaagattgtcacaaagtgctgggggaaaaatatgggcaacgtttcgggtcaggacacttggCTACTTGTCAAACTTTGTTCGAGTTGATAAATGTTATTCTCTGATTTTATTTAGCTATCCAACAACCTACCTCCCTTTTATTGataacggtatgaatattaatttttctaacttcaagtaacccttacatcccctgactctccatcccacccccacccaagtcataccagcttcaaagtcatcttgttgagtctcattgtctgtaacatgatttcacctagcccacagctaacaaaggcctgtttcctttaacctCGTCATTTTTTTGCACATCATTAGCATCTACTTtgctctgtcattttcacacctcacccttccatgtctctagtctccctcttctctgattcagtctgaagaagggtctcaacccaaaacgtcacccattccttttctccagagatgctgtttggctTGCTGAcatatcccagcattttgtgtccatcccctTGGTGCCCTCTCTtacctgtgccccacctgaaggGGACcagtttcccccttttcccctttcACCAATATCCCTTTCTCTGGCTTCTCATTCTGCTCATCTTCTCTCACATCCTTTCCTgttcttcccatctctggcctttgtccacccatctgctaatcaccccgctccccctcacctgtatccatctattgcttaaagatggacacaaaatgttgtagtaactcagtaggacaggcagcatctctggagagaaggaatgggtgacgtttcaggtcgaaccccttcttcagaatggttagggataagggaaacgagagatatagacggtgaagtggagagataaagaacaatgaatgaaagatatgcaaacaaatgACCATGATAATGGAAACAAGCCgtagttagctgtttgttgggtgaaaatgagaagctggtacaACTTTTGTGGAGGAATGTTGGTGCTATCTGAAGTGACAAAAAtctatattcatatcactgggctgtaagttgcccaagcgaaatatgagatgctgttcctccaattggcgtttagcatcactctgacaacggaggagacggaggacagaaaggtcagtgtgggaatgggaaggagaattaatgtgtccagcaaccggtagatcaggttggttcacgtgggctgagcgaaagtgttccgcgaaacgatcgcccaatctgCTTTTGGTCTCgcccgccgatgtataagagtccacatcttgaacaacggatacagtagatgaggttggaggaggtgcaagtgaggctttgtcccaccctcacctcccttccagcttccttccccaactacaatcagactgaagaagggtcccgacccaataccTCACCTGTCCATGTACATTATACCcaatattatgtatctgtacactgtggacggcccgaCACACCTTTCTGTCTCACATTGTGTAACAAGCTAAAAGTTTCTATCAGCAGAGATAAGCAATGTTCATCATTGAAGGCTGAAATGGCTTCAAATAGTGAGGATTGGTGCAGAATAGCCTGAAACtaaatgtaacattgtttgcGAACAAAAAAGTATTAGGTGCACAGTGTGTATAATAATTGCCCATTTTCTTCTGCAACATTGGTGACTGCTGTGTTAGAAAAAGGTGACAGTGTTCACCAGGATTTGACCACAATTGAATCAATGGATCTATTTTGTACAGCTAATCCATTATTTGTCAGTCATACCTTGTAGTACAAATCGTCAGTCTCTTCACAAAGGCAAGAGTGGGCATGTTGCTATAGAAACTCCTCAGAGGAAAAACCCTTGGAGGAAAGGAAACACTTCAAATCCCTTGAACAAATAAAATATAACAGCGGCCAAACGATATTGCCAAGTGCAGGAAAtatctttgaagtagtggggaggtgtcAGACTGCCCCAgggctacagatatgcatggaggagagaataatttcttatcatttctggagatggttggcattttctttcattattgatagcaCAACATAAATTCTGAACAATTGCAAAGAACACAGTGAGGTCATggaaaacttgctttatttgttacataAGACACAAATGCATCAAGActttctttaaaataaaacactTTAAAAGCCTTTAAGTTTTGGGGCCAGTGGCAGCCGGCTGGTACTGTGAGCAGCTTGGCTCACTTTTACATTTTCacttgggtacagtatgaatgagaagatgctggtactgTTGCTTGTCTGCTCGTCGACAGGGCCAAGGAGGACTTATATTAAGAACACTTCTCCATCTCCACCACgggtggctgacctgctgagttctaccggcactttggagggaaatggacagacgacattttgagtcaggacccttcttcagactgactggagagggtggggggaggaagctggaaaagagagatgggggctggacaaagcccggCATGTGATAGGTTgacaataaaggctggagtaactcagcgggaaaggcagcatctctggagagaaggaatgggtgacgtttcaggtttagtccgttcttcagaagtgataggtggatataggtgagggagtcacaagaaactgcagatgctggaatcttgcatggaacgcaatttagttagatgcacagaatctcttgcccagagtggaggaatcaaggaccagtgaacatgggttcaaggtgaacgcgaaaagatgtaataggaatctgaggggtatgtttttcacacagaaggtggtgggtgtatggaacaagctgccggaggaggtagttgaggctgggactatcccaacgtataataaacagttagacaggtacatggctaggacaagtttggagggatatggaccaaatgcaggcaggtgggactagtgtagctgggacatgttggtaggtgtgggccagttgggccaaagggcctgtttccacactgcatcactctctgactcttacacaaagtgctgcagtatctcagtgggtcaggcagcatctgtgtagaacatggataggtgacgtttcacagagtgctggagtatctcagcaggtcaggcagcatctgtggagatcatggataggtgacatttcggggtcgggccccttcttcagactgacacgttAACAGATAaaggggtgatcggcagatgagtggagttagtgacagaggagagagaaaataaggagataaaagggtgtgagataacgagagaggaatgtatatgtgcagctttaagggacattggtcaggtagcatttggagtattacatacagttatggtcactccattacagggctgatgtggaggctttggggaaggtgcagagatggtttaccagaatggtttaaaaacaaggaactgcagacggtggtttacaaaaaaggacacaaaatgctggagtaacttagcgggacaggcagcatctctggagagaaggagtgggtgacgtattgggtctagactgaagaagggtctggaccccaaATGTTacgcattccttccagcattttgtgtcgacctaaaCAGTGCCTATCTACGTGGCAGTGTGCCAGcacgctggaggagcgggcaaaggccttgccacagagcgggcaggtgaagtggCACTGGCAGGTGTTTACTCGCCGGTGGTCAAGGCAGGTGAAGCCctcaccacaggacgggcaggggaaggaacgctcaccgctgtgggtacgccagtgctgccacaggctggacatgggggtgaaacccttgccacactcagtgcacactaagggtctctctccggtgtgtaaccGCTGTTGCTCCCGCAGCCCCAGTGCACTCTTGTAgcacttgccgcactgggcatagCCGCTCGCTGGCATGGGCTCACCGGTGCTGCCGCAATtctcgcgagctgtcaaacgcttCACCACAGTATGGGCAgttgtagggctggccactgatgtgcacatgctggtgagacagggcatgggAGGCCTTGGCAAAGCGCtacccacacaccgggctggggatggGACGGTTGCTGGCGtgtacccgctggtgggacagcagggtgtaggtgcgggtgaagcccttgccgcactgggtgcaggtgaaggggcgctcgccagtgtgggtgcgttggtgctccagcagcctggaggagcgggtgaagcccttgccgcactggacgcaggtgaaggggtgcttgccggtgtgggtgtgctggtgctccagcaacctgttggagtgggtgaagcccttgccgcactgggcgcaggtgtaggagggctcgccagtgtgggtgcgctggtgagcCAGCAGGTTGTTAGAGCGTGTGaatcccttgccgcagtcgctgcaggtgtaggtccgctccccggtgtgcaggcgcctgtgcaccttcaactgcgtggacgacttgaagcctttgccacagtcggagcaggtgaagggccgctcactgctgtgcacccgctggtgctcctGCAGACCCGATGACTGGGCAAAGCTCtttccgcaggtggagcagccatagggcttcttgcCCGTGTGTACTCGCCGGTGGATCTTCAGGTGATTCgccatcttgaagctcttgccgcactctgaGCAGTCAAAGGGACGTTCCCCCGTGTGCACCCGCAggtggatctccagctcgctcgggtactgccaggccttgccacacacgtcgcacacataacgcttctccttgttgtgtcccgtcatgtggtcctcaaccgaagctcagcccctcgaagctcagcccgcacaccgagcaggtggggggggggggcaccctcTCCGCCCTCAATGGCTCAATTCCCATCTCCccatccacagcaacggctcctaaaccctacaggaggggaacacaggtcaaccagctggcaaacaggacacgcgtgagtggggggggggggggggggggggggagttgggaacATCCGGGATCCGCGTCGAGCCGTTGTGACGTCAGTCGCACACACGCACGACCGTCGGCCATACGTCACCGCCAGAACGAGGACCATAGGCGCTGCACAGCGGCCTTCAACCGACAGAGGCACTGCCACGTGGCCTCTCACCGCCAGGGGGTGCTACAGTCGGAGGACCAGAGGcgctgcaccgcggcctcccgcTGCCATGAGGGCGCAGAACTGGGAGGTCAAGATGCGCTGCACAGAGCCATTCAATAGGGAGGTTGCATGAcctgtgacccgtactgttgccacgcaacgccaactggagtacatgcgatgaactgcaggtaagcacttaccattgtttccagcgtagcgggcccgttaaaaaccGGGGTAATGGTAAATTTTTCAGCTGTAAATAATTGGAAATTGAAGTAAGCGTGAGGGACATTTATCCTGACAGTAGAGAGAAGcgacagctgaagggacaacaacagctaaagtggttggcgaacattggccgtgcagatatctagattgaaaatattggcaattatcgcatttgccgattgcatttcatcaacagtaaggcattatttgtgttttttcttgattcctttggtatctaaaaagtttcagaagtgataaatctggctgtaaattttttaaatcgccgatggttctcaagtgggtttttacataaaaAAGAAAATGGTTTTGAAGCAAAATATATCCTTAAAAAAATCgcaaaccatacgtgggttttgaattacattttactcagacgcaagccaaggaatggcataattgttagctgttaattggacataatcaactcagcaaattgacaatatctttgaaagggagtgggtgtttaagctgtcaggacattttattatttgacaaaatatacatctcaataccataatgatagaaaacttacttttccgcacaccactcgtaagtctggagatttttttttaatgataaatttagctttaaaagcgttttctttttgcatgtaaaaaccacTTCAGAACCACGGGCGATGAAAtttttttacagccagatttatcacttctgaaactttttagataccaaaggaacacaaataatgctttactgttgatgaaatgcagagaGCAAACGCAATAATTCAGAATATTTTCAATCTAGATatgtgcacggccaatgttcgccaagcactttagctgatgttgtcccttcagctctcgcttctctttaccttcatttctcctcacttttggaattctgaagttgtctCTCACATTTACCCCgaattccacaattatttacagcgcaaaaattgaccatttcggcgggttttaacgggtaaGAAAGTTAGCGTTCCGTGTTTAACAGTGTATGCCGGAGGCTGCCTTGTCCTCCACATGCTGGAAGTGCCTTGTACTCCACATGTTGGGCtgcgtgcgtcacgccctttgacgcgatgaccttacgtgcaacccacctatagacgctgcaccgcggcctcccgccgccagggggCGGTACGGTCGGAGGACCAGACCCCCTTCCCTTCTCACTCACTCACATCCCCCCCCGCCCGCAAGCCATggacgaggaggaggagggggcgggaaTGGACGCGGGGCCGAGCGGCGGAGGCGGCTGTTCCCACCTGAGCTCCCGGCGCTGAGCAGAGACCTCGTCCCGTCGCCTCA
This genomic stretch from Amblyraja radiata isolate CabotCenter1 chromosome 4, sAmbRad1.1.pri, whole genome shotgun sequence harbors:
- the LOC116972214 gene encoding zinc finger protein 239-like; the protein is MTGHNKEKRYVCDVCGKAWQYPSELEIHLRVHTGERPFDCSECGKSFKMANHLKIHRRVHTGKKPYGCSTCGKSFAQSSGLQEHQRVHSSERPFTCSDCGKGFKSSTQLKVHRRLHTGERTYTCSDCGKGFTRSNNLLAHQRTHTGEPSYTCAQCGKGFTHSNRLLEHQHTHTGKHPFTCVQCGKGFTRSSRLLEHQRTHTGERPFTCTQCGKGFTRTYTLLSHQRVHASNRPIPSPVCG